The region TCCTGTATCCACTGACAGTACCATCATAGTCTAGTTTTTCAACGGcccaaaccaaacattttaactgtttctttAGTTCTAACCACATTTTAACTGTGGTtagaactaaaggaaaaaaaaaaatcttaaatacaaagaaatgttgCTTTCTAAAGTACAGGATACTCCAGTTCTTCACAAGAACCAAACACAGAGCATTATTGTTTCTGGtaagaaaatagcaaatatttgGAGTGTATCAAGTGAAACCGTCCATTTCTAAAATTATAATTCAAAACACCAACTGTGCTTGAGGTACAACAAAGTCTGCACTGATATGGCTAATAATTAAGCAAGCAGGACACTTACAtttaggatttttcttccatgcagcCAGTAAAGCATCGCGATTATCACAATTTTCTGCAACTAGAGCCTGCAGGAGGGATTCTGTCCTGGGCTGAAGTCTAAATCGGTCCCAAATAAAATGGTGCAATAAAACAATATTCATTAGCACAGTTAAGCGAAGCGTTACAGCATTCAGCTTACCTTTCTGAATTCAtactcttaatatttttaaaaggctaaatATAGATGTAGAAATACATGACCTCTGGATACAGAGACATGTCATTGGCTCAGGAAAGTTCACCAGAAGTAGTTTGTTCCCTCCACCACAACTTTTTGCTGTTAAAAGTAGCAGCAGGTTGCTCTTGTTGCTGACAGCATGAAGCTGTCTGCTATACAGCTGCATCGCACGCAGTAAAACAAAAGGAATCCACAGGCTCCATGCTGAACTCTGAATtgactaaaaaaggaaaatactttgtAATTGTGGGACCCTCAGATAACAATTTGTGACATCGGTCACTTTTAACAAAGTCTGTCAAAATCCTTGCATCTATCAACTCCATGAAAACTCACAGAAAACTCAGAGAAAGGTTATTTTGGTAAAGAAGAGAGGACATCGGGGGGTTAGCAAGGGAAGCAATAGCTGACAGCGCTTTTGAGGGTCACAGTTCTTTAAATGGAatcaaaaccacaagaaaaacatGGTCTGTTGGAAATatgtttttgaaaagaaataaagacagtgTAATTGGCCAacctgcaaagaaaagcaagggaagtAAGAGTGCTCATTTGACAGGTTCTCACACGTGTGAGCAATTTATTTGCATGAAGCAGCCCACAGAGGTCAGTGTGACCAGCGGGTTGCTGTGTGCTTCCATACTGCCCTTACAATAGCCCACTTCGAGACATGGTTATTCTTGGtaagaaaactaattttcctctccctgcagctacAGCCTAGATCACTATCTAAAACACCCTTCCCAGCattgaattttttattatttttactttttttttaaaggaagttaaaAGCTTTCTGTGCAGACAACAAACTTAAGTTTGTTTTTAACAACTTACTTGGACCATGTCTTCAGCATTATGAGAGGACTGGACAGCAGACACCGGCTATAAGAACTCAACTTTTCAATGACCTGGAAGGTTTGTTGTAACAAGTATATCATGAACAAGGTACATTAATTGTTCTGTGGAGACAATCATCAATGAACTTGGACTGCTATAGACTTCCGTCCCATATCCACTATTACCATCTCTCTCCCATCCATGTCTCCATACCAGTCGTGTCCTGACTGGCTTGCTAGATGACTCTTGTGTCTCAGAATGGACAAAGACATGAGctatagcttttttcctttgcaaaaacaGGACTTAAATTTGGGGGCTCCTTCACTCAAATGTTGATTTTCATGCCATTTggtattttaaagatttcttccccaccccaccaACTGCAGCAAACTCCTCCAGTCACCAGCAAGTTATGAGGAATGGGCACACGCACAAAGAAAGAAGCCAGAAGGCTCACCTCCTCCAGAAACTGGGCTAAAAACTTATTGCTAATGTCAAGGAAGTAACGCAGCTGAAACACACTTACCTTTCCCTCAAGCAGGAACCTGGCAAAGTATTTGTAGCGATCAATACCTTCTGGGTAATCAACTTCcacagcagggagctgccagctAACTCGATCTGGAAAGGAAGATCACACTGAGTCTCCTAAATGCTCGAAGAGGACAGCAGATTTCCAAGGGAACTGTGGCAACACCGGTGCTAACAGAAGCGGAGAGGATTACTGCCACCACCCAGCCCGCCTTGCTCCTTAACAGGGGGAGCAGATGGGCATCAAATGGCCACGCCAATAGGAAGATGCTGATATTTAAATGCTACAAATCCCATGGAGCTACTGCTGTTAAGCTCTATGAACAGTCCGAGCTGAGCTTGACCTTTTGGGTCTAGCTGACAGTCTTGTTAAAAGCACCAGTGCAGTAACTATAGAGCAGCTCTTGGACAAAACTACCGAGTGACGCTTTTCAAGACACTTACAAAAGACACTTGGCCTGTGACATCGAATTCGGCCTGTTTCGGGGCAGTAAGATGGAGGAGGATTTTCCAGAGGCTTCCCAAAGTGGCAGTACGGCGGCAACAGGGCAGGAATCCACTCGGGTTCGACTGCAGACACACCTTAGGAAGGGAACACACACACCTGAATGCAGGCTtgctgccaggagctgccgcTCGCTAGCAGTCCCATGAGGGAAGCACATGGTCAGGATCTCATCTCCACAGATTTACTTGTATCTCATTTTTCAAGTCAACTGTACAGATTTATGTCCTTTCGTTCGGAGACCAGCAATAGGTAAGTATTGCTGAGAGGGCTGGTGCAGGGCAGCTATTTCTGAAGCTGAGCTTTGCTCCAGCCCATTCTGCTAGAGGAAGAATAAACCAGGCCGATTTTTCCCCTGGTCCAGATCTAGAAAGTACAAGGATCCAAATCTCAGGAGGCACAACCGCTCTGTAAGGAGAGCACTCGGTCACTGCAGCAAGGGAAACATTTGCTAAGGCATTTCTGAATTCCTCACCATACCTGCAGAACAAGTAGGGACTGCAGCAGTCTCACCTTTCATATACAGTTTCGTAGTCTCAACAATTTCTTGATACACCACAAACTCTGGGAGTTGTTTGAAGAGGACTGAGCTTGGATGGATGAACACTGGGTCGTCCAGAAGAGCCGTCTTTAAGAAAGCACAGAGGATGGAAGCAGAGTAAGAGGAGTTACTGGCAATGCAATTTCTTGATGGCACCTAATTTCAGTCTCTCTCAGATGTACATTCGTATGGTTTCCTTAAGTGATGGAGGTTTTTAATAACCCCATAATTTTCTGCTTCACCTTCTCTGGAGACATCAAGCACTTCGCAAGGTGGACTAATGCTACTTCTTAGCTCTTTTATAACAATTCCTATGTGAGGACTGGGAAATTGCAACACTGGAAACTTAAATTCTATGCAGAGAAGTTACAAAAAGCCAGCATGCGCAGCTCCAACGCTGTATCTAGCCAGAAGCCCAGGCTTTGCGCAGGACTGTCTTTCTGCCACACAGGAAGGAGGAATTTGGTCAAATCATGCTGTTTACCTTGTAGGCATTTTTCCACTTGTCATCCAGAAGCTCTTCTGCCTGAACCCTTCGGGCAACATgatcccccagccctgccagcacaatCTGTCTCAAGTAAGTTGCTTGAGCTTCTGTTGGGGGCTTCATCTTTGGATCAACATAGAGGCCAGCGTCGGTGCAGACCGAGttcactgtggggaaaaaaagacgaGTTAAgattcaatagaaaaaaaaaaagattgtaacAAACAGCCCAGTTGTCACACCTCAAAAGAGAATAAACACGGCAATTCCTCTCAAAACCCACTCACCTGCTGTTGTCAACTGCCCCCTCAAGCGCCTGATTTCCAGCATGGCTTTGTATCGGAGCccattttcttcacagaatttaCGGGTACACCCAGCATATTCACAGGCCCCCACTGCTCCTGGAAGTGAACAGTCACGTGGAGAAAACGACTCAGCTGATCAGTTCTCCTACTTAAACCAACTGTGGGACAGTACTGTCATGGTCGACACACACATATTGCAGTTCCCACTAACTGTTAGCCTGGGACACtggcaggctgcccagagaacaGCCTATAAAATATACTGCTGGACTCAGTCCTACAGCACAAGGATGCCTTTGGTTGTACAAAGCTGAGAGCTCAGGGTGACGGGGAGAACAGAATGGAAGTTAACAGTACAGGGAAATCGCTGTCTGCAATACCTAACATCACCATGAGGTCTCCTAGCTTTTGCATgggcccctgcccagcccagaTCCTTTGCATCTGTAAAAGCCTTGCTTTCTTCCCCTTCAGTTTTGCTGTCTCCTCCTCACTTACTGCTGGcctaaaagaaacataaaatagcaTAAATGAGTATTGTGCTTACGTACAGAGGGGCCTCAATGTAAAGAGAGGCATCAGCCGTGACAAGGTGATGCATCCTGTAAGTAGGATGTCAGGCTAACTCACTCACCTGTCAAACTCTTCAAAAAGCTCCCGGACAGTCATTGCAGACACTATGGTAATGGTGTACGGAAGGCAGTCGTGCTGCCTGCTTAACGCCAACATCTTCGCATAGCGGGGGGCTACAGGAAAAGTGGCCATTATTCTGCCCAGGGGACTAATGGGGCAACTCAGctttgctgccagctgctgcttcagcctgagggaggaaaagaaaagtcatGTAATGAAGTAACTTCTGCATTAGAACAAGGTTGTGTTTCTGGTTTTGGCAGCCCAATTAATTTGATGTGTTTTCACAGATTTTGTTATGTGCTGGTCCCAAAGGCTGGGGAAAAGATTCCTCTTCCTCATGCAGCTCCCACCTGCCCTGCACGGCACACTCCTAGAACAGTCTTTCCCTGCCCAAACACACCCAAGGCCAGTAAAGCAAACACAGCTGAACCAGAGACTGTTAAAATGATGCCAGTCTCTGTACAAAAGCACACCCTCAGATGCAAGGGCGGAGATGGAAAAGCAGGCGGGAGGACAGCAGCGTTCACTGCCTCGATAACTGGTGCAGAGAGGAAATTTGTGGGGGACCACAGATGTTACCTTCCTGTCATAGGGGGTTCCTTCAAGGCACCCAGGGCTATCAGCAACTCCTCAGCTGCTGCAAGTGCTTCCGTTGGAGGTGGCGTTGGGAATGGGAAGTTGATTACCTACAGACACCAAGAGAAAATGCCTCTCAGTACATCTTTGACATGGCTCCCTGAAAAACAGAGTCTGAATGCACTAAGAAGTCGCGGAAGGGAGTGAAACCCTCCCCTCTGCTTACATAtaccaaagaaaaacatttaggaTGTTTGCCAGGAGCGAGAGGAAAGGACATATAATGGGAGGAAACGCTTAGAACAAAAACATTAGGAAACAGGAATACCAGCGTCACCCTTAGCTACCACTGACTCCAGCCACCACCTAGGGCAGGCTGCTTTAAGCTCTAACTCTACGTATTGTGCTTTCTGCAAGTGCTCAAGTATCTCCAAAACACAACCCATGTTtggacagggtttttttcactaCTAAGAATACAAGAAAGCTCTTATTACCTGAACAAACATATCTGTTAAGGCCTGGTGGATTCATAGCAGCTTCTGCAATTTGCAGAACGAAAATCAAATCCCAGGATCCTAATTTCTAACACAAGGCACAGCCTCAAGCAACAACGATAAAAgacatttgtgtttgtttctggcTCCTAGGGGCAGCCACTTTAATGAGTGTTGTAGTACAAAGCCAATTTACACCTCACCTTTTCTATATTTAATGCCTTCATTTGCAGAATTAAGTCTTCTACCGGTCGCTTTGTTATTTCTGGAGCAGAAAATTTCTCAAAGTCCATGAAGACTGCTGAAGAGTATAACCTAGTGGACCAGAAGTGCTGCTTAGAGACTTAAAAGAAATCTTAACTCAAAAGATATGCATGAGAAATTGGCAAGGGATTTAAAAAAGGCAGTTGTGGGTACTATTTACATAACCACGTAATTATTTACATGGTTGGGGCATAGCGCCTTATTCACAAAATGTTGCCTTGGCTTGGAGTGGAATCCATGCTAATCTAGCCACCAAAATATGGGTTTTCAGCAAGAGAAAAGTCGCTGAGAAGCCAAACTGTCAAACCAACATAACCAGTGACAGTTCATGTTTGGCTTCACCTCTCCTACTTGAATGAAGagcagacaaaaccaaaatgtttcaaGCACCATTAGGTCCTTGTGAAAGGGGGAGCAGGACGAAGGAAGCTGTCAAATTCACACTGACGCTCgttgggctttttgtttctcCTAGCCCTCTCCACAGCAGGTAGCTAACCTGTAACAGTGCCCTGGTTCTGTCCGGCCAGCCCGACCTGCCCGCTGGTTAGCTGAAGCTTGAGATATCCAGGTGACTCTGAAAGATGAAACCCCAGTAATTTTGTCATAGAAACGTTTCTTGACCTTTCCACAGTCAACCACATATTTGATGCCCGGGATGGTAAGCGATGTTTCAGCCACGTTGGTGGCTACAACACACAGTCTTGTACCAGGAGGAGGAGCCCTGAATACCTACAAGAAACAGATGGGCATGTGAAATGCAttgccaacaacaaaaaaaagtcaggcacTCAACTTGGATGGGTTGCAAAGGGATGACAATGCACATGGCATTGCAGGTGAAACCCAAGAGTGAGACCAAAGACTTAACTCTTTgtctccagctctggagctctcTATGCAGCTCAGTTAATCCCTCAGAAACATCCACGGGGGCTCCAGGTGGAGGAGACACCAGTGTTGAGTCATATTTAGAAATACTGCTGCCACCTCCGCAGCCCAAGAGGGAACGCAAGAATTTGTAAGAACTGCTTGTTACCAGTGGGATCCTGATGTGGCTCGTGGCCGTGACTAAATTTAACACGCTGCAGGACTGTCGCTTTTCACCTCTCCCAACTTGCTGAACTAGCACATCAGGGAGATCCCAGCCCAAGCAAGGCTTGCCCCGATCCCATCCCAACTTGCCCATTGGGCCATCCAAATTTGCCCACTGATGGACAGTCCAAGATGGAAATTTTAACTCACAAAGCACATATGACTTTAGATATATGTGGTCATTGTCTATAAGGATTATTTACTCATTGTGACAATAAATCCTTTACCTTTGCTTGTTTCTCTGGTGCTAGTAAAGAATACAGCGGGAGCACATAGAGTGGAAGGGATGAATCAGATTTCTCAtctgtgaagaaacaaaacaatgctCTTAAATACATGGTAAGTCAACTTCCAGGCTTAGCCCCAATAATGTCTTCAAACACCACTTCATTTAAAACCAGCAAAGTATTTGCTACAAAGCCGACGCTGGAAAATCTTAATAGCTTTTCCATGACACAGGTCTGATGTGCTATCACACCAGTTTAGCAAAGGACAACTAGCTTATGTCACACATTTCACAGGTGACAGGAGAcatggaatttttatttcataagtgCCAAACCTTCTTCTGAGTCTCCATCTCCTAAATCAAGATCGATATCAGATCCTGCAATATCATCATCAGTTTCAGCATCTCTGTCTTCATCTCCTTCATCTACTGGTACAACAGAGTAATTGTCCAGATCAATTTTGGGGAGTGTCTGAGAAAGACAGGAAAGACCACCACAGAGCATTAAGGGGGGACACGAACAGCACTTCTTATTGCTTTGAAAGCAAAGCTGAGCACTTACTCCAAACATTTGTCGATGTGAAGGTGACAGAGGGATTGAGagatttcatttgtatttcaagGCTGAGGTTCAGCATTTGGTAACTGTGAGAGTCAGGGGGAGATAGCCCAAgtattttaaacatcattttgtGACAAGCCAAGCTTCTTCACTTGGAAGATAGTGGTAAAGGGTAAAACTTCTTTAATTCAGACCCCTTCAGCTACCAGGATCCAATGTCAGTGGACAGTGTATCTATAACATCAAGATCTCCTGCTAACAAAGCGCATGTAGGACTTGGGTGGAAGCCAAACGCTACCCTTCATCACAGATGCATCTGTTCCACAACGGCGAGATGAGGAGCAGCCCTGGAGCCAGCGAGTCTGGAACTCCTTCCATTGAAGTTTTAATGATCAGTACTCAACCGCAATCAATCTCCTGCCCATAATATCCAGGGGCACATTTCAGCACTCTGCTGCTCGTAATGCAGCAGTTATCAGTGTAGGTGGTATTACTGGATTTCCTGAAGAGGACATATGTAGGCTACAAAGCTTCATGCAAATCTAAAACAGCCTGGTGAGAAACACAGCTACACAGCAGTGCTGTTTTGCAGGGAGGTACCTGCTCCTTCCTGTCTGTTGGAGGAATTCTAGCCATCACACATTACCATAACTTTCTTCCGCTTCCTCGATTTCCtaaattttctgatttcttccACTGATTCTTCTTTGTCATCATCTCCTCCTACAAAAAAAGCCAGAGGAATTACTGTTAGCTGAGCATGCCTTCCTCTCGGAAAAGGTAGTGGGGAGAGTCTGGTCCCACTCCCATCTTTCTGGGGATTCAAAAAGTGTCACAGTATGAAAGAAGCCAATAGTCACATTgaaggcagaggggacagggatgaCACACTAGTTTACCATTGTAATTCCATTTAGGAACCACACAGAGGATcaacagcagcacacagagcaacTGTATGCCTTGAGGTTTAGGGGACGATTAGCTGAGCTATATTAGAATTTGAGTTTCTAAAGTCACCTTGGGGAAGTCCACTATCCTGAAAATAACCAGTCTCCAACAAGCGGCAGCAGTTCCACTTTAATTCACAACCAACAGAGTAAGTGAAGAAATGCAATGGATTCTGGGGAAGGCATCACACACATAAACCTTTTCCCCAAACTGAAAACAGCACAAACATAACAATCAGTCATCAAAATCATCCACAATGAACCCTTTCCCCAACCcttgggttttggttggggttttttgggggatttttgtttttgttttttaataaaagctctTATTTTTAGG is a window of Mycteria americana isolate JAX WOST 10 ecotype Jacksonville Zoo and Gardens chromosome 13, USCA_MyAme_1.0, whole genome shotgun sequence DNA encoding:
- the DHX37 gene encoding putative ATP-dependent RNA helicase DHX37; the protein is MGRARRRHNWKARVPQGTVQPPPAAEPLELPLELGDEATLKGIDGSNALVLPGKKAKKKKVPCVVQQQKKPLSKKQKKNLQKVLEQKEKKKQRAELLSKLNEVQASEAEMRLLYTTSKLGIGERMYQTKRMIQEPGTAVPEKIRSISGANKRRHSSDSESEPEEEPSSSEEEKEEQKQEVEKSSASDMNTAEKPEEGVKKAEANQQPAGPSAPVCQTASNKPSCKPAVFIPVDRSPEIQEARLKLPILAEEQVIMEAISENPIVIICGETGSGKTTQVPQFLYEAGYASSNGAIGITEPRRVAAVSMSQRVAKEMNLSHRLVSYQIRYEGNVTDETQIKFMTDGVLLKEIQKDFLLSKYKVIIIDEAHERSMYTDILIGLLSRIVPLREKKGLPLKLIIMSATLRVEDFTDNNRLFYATPPVIQVDARQFPVTVHFNKKTPLDDYSGECFRKVCKIHRMLPSGGILVFLTGQAEVHSLCRRLRKAFPFQKNNTAGGDDDKEESVEEIRKFRKSRKRKKVMTLPKIDLDNYSVVPVDEGDEDRDAETDDDIAGSDIDLDLGDGDSEEDEKSDSSLPLYVLPLYSLLAPEKQAKVFRAPPPGTRLCVVATNVAETSLTIPGIKYVVDCGKVKKRFYDKITGVSSFRVTWISQASANQRAGRAGRTEPGHCYRLYSSAVFMDFEKFSAPEITKRPVEDLILQMKALNIEKVINFPFPTPPPTEALAAAEELLIALGALKEPPMTGRLKQQLAAKLSCPISPLGRIMATFPVAPRYAKMLALSRQHDCLPYTITIVSAMTVRELFEEFDRPAVSEEETAKLKGKKARLLQMQRIWAGQGPMQKLGDLMVMLGAVGACEYAGCTRKFCEENGLRYKAMLEIRRLRGQLTTAVNSVCTDAGLYVDPKMKPPTEAQATYLRQIVLAGLGDHVARRVQAEELLDDKWKNAYKTALLDDPVFIHPSSVLFKQLPEFVVYQEIVETTKLYMKGVSAVEPEWIPALLPPYCHFGKPLENPPPSYCPETGRIRCHRPSVFYRVSWQLPAVEVDYPEGIDRYKYFARFLLEGKVIEKLSSYSRCLLSSPLIMLKTWSKLQPRTESLLQALVAENCDNRDALLAAWKKNPKYLLAAYCQWIPEAMHDDLAKKWPPVAL